CAATTGAAGCACCGAGCACACGGATTCCAACATGTGTGTTTGCTTGATCAACCAGTTAAGGAGTCATCCATGAAGGCCGTTCAGAAGGGTTTTACCCTCATCGAACTGATGATCGTGGTCGCGATCATCGGTATCCTGGCCGCGGTGGCGTTGCCTGCCTACCAGGATTACACCGCGCGCTCGAAGATGTCCGAAGTGATTCTCGCGGCGTCGGCTTGCCGCACCAGCATCACCGAGACCGTGCAGTCGGC
The DNA window shown above is from Burkholderiales bacterium and carries:
- a CDS encoding prepilin-type N-terminal cleavage/methylation domain-containing protein, with the translated sequence MKAVQKGFTLIELMIVVAIIGILAAVALPAYQDYTARSKMSEVILAASACRTSITETVQSA